The Cucurbita pepo subsp. pepo cultivar mu-cu-16 chromosome LG05, ASM280686v2, whole genome shotgun sequence nucleotide sequence GATGCTCATATAGCAGAACGTAAGCTTGTGATTTCTAATCTCCAAAAGTACAATGTCACATAATTCATAAGAGAATTCAGTTATCAAGGTGGGCAAAGGTAGATACATCTGTTCACGTCAAGAAGGATCAACGGTCCCAAAATTCTTTCAACTAGCTCTCATCTTAAGTCTATGCCCTCACAAATAAAAGAAGTTCAACATTTATGACTCTAGAAATTCTGAGACTATGGAACTTGGTATTTAGCAGGAATCTCATGATTGGAAGTTTCAGGGAGGGTTAACTTTGATCAGGTAGGTAAATCATCTCTTCACTACTGATGGACAACATGTCAGGATTTGGTTTTCAAAACGTTCaggaaaattattttgagCCTGTTCTTCAAGAGGTCAACAACTGAGATTGCTATCCTCCTTCCCTCAGTAGTCTGGTATGGAATCATAGGTGTCAGAAGAAGACCAGCGTGTTCTACTGGTTTGGGATCCATGGTAGCAACAAGAATAACACTGCTAGTGCTGATGAAACTCAGAAAAATAATTGCTTATGTTATCCTTAGGGCAGGGTGTTGCAATATGAGTAGACTATAAGATGAGAGATCGAATCTTGTTTCCTTTCTCTGCCCATTTTATTGCAGTGTGGAACAGGATGCAGGACTATTTTATGTTTTCCCTTTGCAGGTCAAGGATCTGAACTTTCAATTGCAGGAGGGAACTCCTTCAAACTGAAGGCTAAGGAACTCTTCTATAACATGGTGAAGCAACTCTTCAGTAAATTTGGTTagagaaaaacataaacatGTTGATATTCCTAATCTTGTTGCATCGTCGTCTGGAGTTTAAGATAGAAATTTGGGGGTTAAGATATATTGCCTACTTCTTGAAGGTTCAAATCCTCACTCATATATctatatgtatatacatatacatatacaatatatatatatatatagctagATAAAGAAATCCATCGACAATATCATATGCAAtcgaaataaataattgaagccATGTCTTAAGAATCTATAATGTCAGCTCAACAAATAATAGAAGCGAAAACGCAAAAACAGCTCCAAACGCAGTGAGAAGACTAAACACAATGCGGAAGTAGATTAAACGTGAAGCCATTAAATCCCATGAAGGATGAAGAAAAATCCATGGAAATAAATGGATAATCAAACTTTACAAAAACTATAAGAAAAGTCATTGGTGAAATAATGATGAAAGCACAAGGTTCGACACCAAATACAATTCGGTAATGGGAAATACGGATTGAAAACACACCTAGCGCTACtttctttttgaacttttgtaATCTCTTCATCCTGCTGTATTCCCTGCAACAGATGAGTTCCTAATATAAATCACTGCTTCCTTAGAACATAGCTGGAGGAACTCCGACCGAGTTCAAACAAGCGGCAAATAGAAATATAGAAAGTTGGAAACAACGAACCTGCTCGGCGGTGAACTCTTCGGGGGCGTCGGAATCGGTATCGTTTGGGTCCGACATCTGATTACAAACTCTCcttttagggtttctgtgagGTTTTTGGGTCCGGGATTTGAAGAAACTCTTGAAGGAGGAAGAGTTTTGCGCTTTTGAACTGCTCCAAATTGAATATCATGTCGAGCCGACTCCAGAATATTATGTTAATGGGCTGGGTAGTTGGGCTTTTATGTGGTTTCGgcccatatttttatttttaatataaattaaaattttaattcgtaaaatatttatttatttatttttcatttatttaattaagatttaacattcatattttaatataaattagtttCCCTTATATGCCAATTTGTGTATGACTGGTGCCCTACCGGTAGCTACATCAACATGGCTATATGAGACTACTTGGTATCTTAGCTAATAAGTGAACTGTAACCCCATAGGTCATAAATAGTCTCCCTCATCGAGAAGGGGCTACCCCTCCCTTATCTCATCCAGCTAAATGATATGTACGATGTGAGGCACACGTTTTCCATGCTAAAACGGCTAGGAGTTGTTGGGTTCTGATTAGGAATCCCTTGGtctcccacgaagctatgaCACCATTCATACAATTTGCAGCGTAAGGGTAATCCCGAGGTGGTTCGTATGTCGTGGTGGTCTGTTAGGATCTTAAGGGAAAGGTTTGGTCAGTGACTTGTCACTCTAACCACAAATCCCTAGACTTATCATAAATGTGAGTCATGAAAATTAACTGAGTGTGCACACAACTATTATCTcgcatcatcatacataattcatgcaaagtaaacatacatgctcaacggggcgataacatccatcaagctCCCGGAGCGCAGAGTTCACAAATTCTCATCTTTCTTTCAAcatgaattaaacatatacatatatatatatatatatatatatatagcggAAGTTTAAAGCATAATTGCAACACTTGGATAATTCTCATAATACTTCACATGGTACATTCATACTCATAATAATCACATTACCTAAATTTTTTCATGAAAAGCTACCATCTAAGGTAAATTCAgtagcatgcatgcattccaagcgatTTCTACAAGTATTGTTTCCTAAAAATCTGTATGGTGACTTACATGATTGACGCGTGCCCTTCATTTAGTGTTTCTATTTCTACACAAATAgggtgtccaaaaatactgatttctcCAATTAGAtcctaattcacataaaaatatgGTTAGGGTTGGAATTGGAATAAAAATCGAGCAAACAGGAGTTAAACGGGCAAAAAAGGAGCTTACATGTGCTCCCACGCGCACGTACGAACGCACCTGAGGGAGGAGGACATGCATACTGGTCAGCCATTGACAAGTGCGTGGGTTCGAATCTAAAAGCATGTATTCTGAATTCTCTTACCTTAACGTGTCGCAACAAGGAGTCGGGTCGGTAATTCGGGTCGCGCGCGGGTTTCAAGTCATGACTCAGGTAGCGAGCCGCTAACCTACGAATCCTACCCGACGCGAGGTATTTCGTTGATTTTTCTCCCCAATGGACATTTAACATGGGCCCTTGTCTCCACGGATGCGCGGCCCCCTTCCTCGCTTGACATTTGTCCTAGCCGCCGTCTAACGCGTTCTCCTCCCTCCTCAGCCCTGCGATTTCTAGAATACGATTattattccattttctttgcattttcatatttctttctaTGTAACTCAGATTAACACGGTTTCTTCACGAGATTTGTAGAGTTTATATCCATCTAGAAGTAGGTATTTTTCTcgtaatttatttctaatcataaagataattaattagtcCCAAATAGCAAGAAACATCAATACCTACCTCCTTTGAGGGAAGCCAGAACTCCTATTTTCGATCTGAATCGACTACACCTACCTTCATAGATTATTGACTTTCTCCACAAATAATTAGTCTCCCAACATCTCATGGAaatttaccaattttttttttttttttttttttttttaatttcttagaaTTATCTAATAGTTGGAGGAAGTGTTGAAGAGAGATATTTGGGGGGAAGGAGTTGAGTCTAAtccaattttattatattactttatttatttattctattttatttttacagtTGTTACATAACAACACAGGTTTTACCACGGCGCTTGGGGCGGGGTGGTGGACATGATGTTGTTGGTATCCTATCAAGCGCGGTGCGTAGGCGGTCATTCAAGTTTCGAATCTCATCACTAGATTGTTTTTGAATCTCTTGCGCTCTTGCTTCTGCTTCAACTCTTGCTTTTCTCTCCAACTCCAATTGCTCTTCAAGCTTGCTTCTCACATCCTGCAATTTGGTCTCAAACTTGACATTAGCAAACAACCCATGCGTGTACGCCTGTCCTCCATTTTTATTCACCACAGCATTCACCATCCTTAACAAATTCTCCACTTGTTCACCCTTCTTCTTTTCGTCCCTCGTCTTGTTATTGAAAACCAAGCAGCGGTTGTTGCATGCGGCTATGATATCCTTCAACGCCATCGGGCACTCCCGACCCAAGTAATCTTCCAACGTCTCCTCGTTGTCTTCCAGTTCGTCCCCTCCTGTGAAGAGCACAATCACAAAGTCCACAACCTTTGTTCCAAACAAAGCTTGCAGGGTTCGGATACTAGCCTCTTCTTCTTGTGAGAATCGGGTCCTCACTGAGAAAACCAACACTATTGCATGAAGACCCTCTTTCACCATGTCAACACATTTCGCTATCTCTCTTGCAACATATTCCGCTCCAACCGCTGCATCAAACACTCCTGACATaccaaattgaagaaatgttAGGAGCATAAGCTGTcctggttttgcttttggttttctcaaAAGGTCTCAAtacaatagagatgtattccttacttataaacctatgactGACCTCTTAATTAGCTATCGTggaactccctcccaacaatcctcaacaattctcctctcgaacaaactacaccatagagcctcccctaaggcctatgtagccctcgaacaacctccccttaatcgagattCAGCTGCTTTCTTTAGAGCACTCGAACAAATtacactctttgttcgacacttacCCTTCGAGattcacaatttctttgttcggcATTtaagaattctattgacataagtaagttaagggcatgactccgATGCCATGTTAGAAATTACTGATCTTTACAGTGgcatgatattgtccagtTTGAGCACAAGCTCTTATGGGTTTGTTTTTGGCTTCTGCGAGAGGTTATCCTTACTCATTAACTCacgatcaaccccttaattagctaacCTTGAACTCACTCCCAacagtttttttaaaaaaaaaacataacacaaaattaaaattttttagattgTGTTTATGAGTTATACCTGGAGTGTCGATCACATTTATGACTGTTCCATCTTTCCTCACACATGATTGCATCTCGGAAGATTTTGTAATTCCGGAAGAACTTATCCTTGATTTGAAGGCCTTTCTTCCAAGAATAGTGTTTCCAGTGGCACTTTTTCCATTGCCTGTACGACCCACCAATACCAAAGTTAATGGAGAAGCAATCCGATGAACCatattttgtgtgtttttttggTGATTTGTTAAGCTTGTGTTGGGTAGGCTACTATCTATCTGTTCTTATACACAAAGTGCATATAAACTCATTGATGTAAATGGGATAATAGTGTGTACATGTGAGGTATACTCCAAgaataaattctaaaactcCAACCAATCCAAATTAACTCATTTTGCGGAGGCAAGGCATCCTTTGTTCAAGTGGAGTGAATAAATTCCTCAAAAAGAGGTTAAAAGAAAGATACTTTGTAAGTCCTTATTGTCTAAATTCCAAAGGACTAGGTTCCCCACTTTAATTCTGTGGGAAATGACAAGGATagaatttgagatattatATTGTATCTTGCTAAGGaattaaatcatatattttagtttttcaaattaattagttttataCACTTTCATCTAACCTAAAACCTAGAACTTAATGAAATTGCAACTATCCTGACTTTATTTCCATGGCTTACACAGTGTCACAATTCACGATGGAATTGTGTCTCAAGAAAGTTATTGAGAACGATGACTAATTTAAGTAGGGGGAATGTCACAACCATGATATGAatagagtaggttgtgaccctcatgTGTAAATAAGACAAGGTGGCAACTCGATAGTGACTCGCAACCGGCATGCGAGGGTTGAGACAAGAtgagtgtcatgatgcgaaCGAGGAGAACGATGCATAATCTAACACATGAAAAATATGTGCATGAAAGAACAGCCGATGAATAGGCAAGACTGAGGTAACAATGTCAACATGAGTGTTagagataggcttgttgaaagGCTGGGTAGGGCCTCGAGTCTTAACCTTGAAAGTTAGgcttttgaagaaaatttggGCATGTGGTTTTGGAGTCAAGTCCGtccataaaaaatatgaaagcttGCCAAATTTTGTCTCAATCGGGCATCAGTCGGACGCTCCACAACACCATATGTTCGTtcgccaaaatcatgtctatacCTGTCAGACaaaaaatgactcaaaatGTATTTTAGGGGGAGATATGGTGTcaactctccaccaccccttgCCCTGTAACCTAAGCGAGCTATCCTGTGACACATGTATGTGTCACAGTGAGGGCGAGCTTtgcgagacgagtgtctcagGCGACTTTCTTTAAAATGAGTCTTTCAAGGACAGTGTCAAAGTGCACATGTGTGTTGACATTGCACCCCACCCCACCCCATGTGTCAGAGGTTGGATCCTATACCCGCTATCTAGTACAGAGTCTGTAAATGATATGGCATGAACGGGAGGGTCCAATGTTTCGATATAACCcaatgatatgaatgacacaTGGATCTATTCTTGATGACCACGATCGAGTGAGCTATGATGACTGATGACATCCTGGGACTCGGGATGGCGTCAAGACTTGTGGATCAGGTTGATTTGGAACCATGATAACATGATGAGACACAACATTGAATTGAGAGACTTTGACCTTGTGATATAAACCAAGGTATCTCAATCATGCCATATTAATGTTACATTAAGAAGAATCAAGCTTCATTTATACAACAAAGGCTTAAAGATACTTCGGGTGGagcttcatttattcttagatGGTTTCAAACTTATGATAGATGATAATTTAGAGATATTGTAacaaatcattattaaaaaaagaaccacttttaagtatttaataaaaaaatatttttcaaccttcaaaacagtttcaaaaaacaaaaaaaaaaacatttttttttttttttttttttttttttNgtgttaaaaaaatacacatagttttca carries:
- the LOC111795202 gene encoding uncharacterized protein LOC111795202, with protein sequence MLNVHWGEKSTKYLASGRIRRLAARYLSHDLKPARDPNYRPDSLLRHVKVRSYVRVGAHDLIGEISIFGHPICVEIETLNEGHASIISKAQNSSSFKSFFKSRTQKPHRNPKRRVCNQMSDPNDTDSDAPEEFTAEQGIQQDEEITKVQKESSARVVREGKERRRQWAEKKTPRPSKKGETVEDVAETPRHDDQVSKLGMLSSNLVQLLAEREKQVFSSDPGDEKPAAKSKTKRRKSKSSGIETVLLNERAPSQCLQNSLEFLKKRKMNIPRSSSVLDNSNQALRLLSSSGLLTKK
- the LOC111795203 gene encoding immune-associated nucleotide-binding protein 9-like yields the protein MVHRIASPLTLVLVGRTGNGKSATGNTILGRKAFKSRISSSGITKSSEMQSCVRKDGTVINVIDTPGVFDAAVGAEYVAREIAKCVDMVKEGLHAIVLVFSVRTRFSQEEEASIRTLQALFGTKVVDFVIVLFTGGDELEDNEETLEDYLGRECPMALKDIIAACNNRCLVFNNKTRDEKKKGEQVENLLRMVNAVVNKNGGQAYTHGLFANVKFETKLQDVRSKLEEQLELERKARVEAEARAQEIQKQSSDEIRNLNDRLRTALDRIPTTSCPPPRPKRRGKTCVVM